A segment of the Bradyrhizobium sp. CCBAU 53340 genome:
TCGCCTGATCGAGATCATCAAGGCGTATAATTATCTGAAGACCGTGGTGCGGGAGGCCTGAGGGCTTCTTGCCTCAGTTGTAGCCAAACTCCCGGTGTCGTCCCGGACAAGCGCAGCCTTGGCAACGCGTAGCGTTGTCCAGGGCGGAGCGCAGATCCGGGACCCATACGCCGCAGCAACAGTTTGGCGAAGACAGGCAATGACCAGCTCGCGAAAAAACTGCTGCTGCGGCGTATGGGTCCCGGCCCCCCCGCGCGCAATTGCGCGTTAGGCCGGGACGACAGCAGAGTTTTGGATCCGCTGTCGTGTCTCATCCGGGCGACTTCCTCACCCCTTCGGCATCGCCCCCACATAGGACGAGCTCGGCCGGATCAGTCGTCCCGTCCGCTGCTGCTCGCGTGCATGCGCGGTCCACCCGGCGCTGCGGGCTACCGCGAAGATCGGCGTGAAAGCCTGCCTTGGAATCGCCAGCGCATCGAGCAGGATCGCGGTGAAGAACTCGACATTGGTCTCCAGCGGCCGTTCCGGATTCTTCTTGCGAAGCGCTGCGCGGATATAGGCCTCGACCTCGCCGGCAAAGGGCAGATCGGTGCCGTTGGAGGCGAGTGCCTCGACCGCGGTCTTGAGCACGTCGGCGCGCGGATCGCGCACGCGATAGACGCGGTGACCGAAGCCCATCATCCGCTCACCGCGGGCGAGCGCCGCATCGACCCAGGGCTGGATGCGCTCGCGCGAGCCGATCGCATCCAGCATTTCCAGCACCGGCTCCGGCGCGCCGCCATGCAGCGGGCCCGTGAGCGCACAATAGCCGGCGGTGACGGCCGCGAACAGGTCGGCCTGCGTCGAGGCCACCACGCGCGCGGTGAAAGTCGAGGCGTTCATGCCGTGATCGCTGGCGGTGACGAGATAGGCGTCGAGTGCGGTGACCTCGCGTGCCGCGGGCGAGCGTCCGTGCAGCATGCGAAGTGTATCGGCCGCGTGGCTCATGGTCGGATCAGGCGCGACCGGGTCGAACCCTTTTGTGCGACGGACCAGTGCGCCCGCGATCACTGGAAACGCGCCGACGATGGTCGCCTCGTGCTCCAGCCCGTGCTCGGCGCGTAAGCCTGCCACGGCCGCGCGAAAACCGTCGACGATGCCCATGCCTTGCGTCGCTGCCAGCAGCTGGGGCAGTCGCGCAAAGGCGCGTTCGCGCGCCGCGCCCAGGCTCGCCCGGACATTGGCTTCGCTGAGCGTGGTCTGGCTGGCGCCGTTCCAGAGCCGGGCGGTGACGCCCTCGAAGCTCGACGTGGCGGCCAGTCGGCCGACATGCTCGCCGGCGATGATCAATTCGCCGCGCTCGCCGTCGACATGGCTCAGCACCGTCTCGGCCGCGGGAACGCCGTCCAGCCCGATCTGACTTTTGGTGAGGTGGATGTTCATGGTCCAAATCTCCCTT
Coding sequences within it:
- a CDS encoding citrate synthase/methylcitrate synthase; the encoded protein is MNIHLTKSQIGLDGVPAAETVLSHVDGERGELIIAGEHVGRLAATSSFEGVTARLWNGASQTTLSEANVRASLGAARERAFARLPQLLAATQGMGIVDGFRAAVAGLRAEHGLEHEATIVGAFPVIAGALVRRTKGFDPVAPDPTMSHAADTLRMLHGRSPAAREVTALDAYLVTASDHGMNASTFTARVVASTQADLFAAVTAGYCALTGPLHGGAPEPVLEMLDAIGSRERIQPWVDAALARGERMMGFGHRVYRVRDPRADVLKTAVEALASNGTDLPFAGEVEAYIRAALRKKNPERPLETNVEFFTAILLDALAIPRQAFTPIFAVARSAGWTAHAREQQRTGRLIRPSSSYVGAMPKG